TCGTCGAGCTGTCCCCGGAGGATCGGCGGCAGGTCCTCGTAGACGTACTCGAACAGTTCGTCCACGTCACGGGGGCCGTACGCGTCTGCGGCCTCGACCGCGGCGGAGAACTCCTCGTCGACCTCGGCGACGAGCGCCTCCTTGTCGACCGCGTCCCAGAGCCCCTCCGATTTGAGGAACGACTCGTAGCGCTCGATCGGGTCGCGTTCGAGCCACTCTTCGACCTCCTCGCGACCCCGGTACTCGGTGGGGTCGTCGCTCGTGGAGTGGCCCTCGGTGCGGTAGGTGAGCGCCTCGAAGAGGACCGGATGGCCCGCGCGAGCGAGCTCTCTGGCCTCTCGCATCGCGTCGTACACCGCGAGGACGTCGTTGCCGTCGACCCGGATGCCGTGGACGCCGTAGCCGAGGCCGCGTTGCGCGATGGAGTTGGCGTTCGTCTGCTTCTCGAACGGCGTCGAGATGGCCCACTGATTGTTCTGGCAGTAGAAGATCGCCGGGGCGTCGAGGACGCCCGCGAAGTTCACCGCTTCGTGGAACGCGCCGGTGCTCGTCGCGCCGTCGCCGAAGTGCGCGGTGACGACCGCGTCCGTGTCGGTGAGGTTCATCCCCCAGCCGACGCCGGTGGTCATCGGGAGGTAGCCCCCGACGGAGATGCCGATCATACAGTTCTGCTCGGTCAGGAAGCGCTGGGCGTCCTCGACCCCGCGCCAGAAGAGGATGATGTCCCGGAGCGAGACGCCCCGCTGGAGCATCGCGCTGGTCTCTCGGCCCATCCCGAGGAGCCAGTCGCCGTCCTGGAGGGCGTAGCCGCTCCCGACGATGCTGGCCTCGTGACCGCGGCTGGAGCCGACCGTGCCCATCTGGCCCCGGCGCTGGAGCTTGATCATCCGCTCGGCGTAGCGCTTCTCGACGAGCATCCAGCGGTACAGATCGAGGAACTCCGTTTCCTCTAGGTCCGGGACGTCGTCGGGGTCGTACCCCCCGTCTTCGTCGACGATCTGGTACTTCTCCACCGGGAGATCCTCCTGTGAGATCCAGGGAGCGTCCAGATCGATCGCCTCCTGTGATGTGTTTGTGACCATAGTGCGTGCCGTGCGTACTGGGGTCAACCGCAGGCCGCACAATAAGTATATCGCACCTTCGTCTATGATAGATTTCCAACTCGATCGTCCCGGCGGCAAAATTTAAATAAACATAAATTAACGATTGGAACGATGGTCCCGACCCAACCGATCCGGGAGAACGGGCGTATCGCCGCCACAGGCGGGGTGACAGCGCGATGATCGACGCCGAAGCGGAGACGGTCGTCGACTGCGACTGGCACTACCAGGACTCGTTCAAGGAGGTCGCCGAGTATATGCCCGAGCCCTGGCACACCAAGTACAAGAACAGCTTCTGGGAGGACAGCGGCGTCACCCAGGCGCTGAGTTCGTTCTTCCCGACGTCGACGGGGGATCGGCAGAACTACGGGAAAGTCCTCCGAGAACACTCGAACTACCCCGAAGAGCCCGAGGACCCCGAGCGCGTCACCGAGGGAATGGACTTCCTCGACATCGACGTCTCCCTGCAGATCTCGCATCTCATCCTCGCGATGGGCGGGGTCACCGCCGACGACGAGCGCGTCCAAGCGTTCACCAAAGGCTACATCGAGTACATGCTCGAAGAGGTCCTGGACCCCGACGAGGGCGTCTACGGCCTCGCCCCGATGCCCTACGGCGACGTCGAAGCCTCCCTCGACATCTTAGAGCGCGTCGAGGACGAGGAAGCCTACGTCGGCGCGTGCTTCGTCACCGCGGGCGCGAGCCCCCCGCTCGGCAATCGGAAGTACGACCCGATCTACGAGCGCTGCGAGGAGATGGACTTCCCCGTCGTCTATCACACGGGCGGATCAGGTCTCGACGAGTACGTCCGCGCCGGCTACCAGGAAATGATCGAGACCCACACGCTCGGCTTCCTCGAATCGAATATGTCCCAAATCGTCAGCGTCGCCTGCCAGGGCGTCCCCGAGAAGTACCCCGACCTCGACATCGTCTTTATGGAATCCGGCGTTACGTATATTCCCGGTCTGGTGAGCCGGCTGGACGAAGAATATCTCAAACGCCCCGAAGAAGCCCCACTCTTGGATACGCGTCCCAGCGAGTACATCACTGATTTCTACTTCGGGACTCAGCCACTAGAAGTCTCCGCGCGCAACGATCTCTTGGAACTGTGCTTCGATATGATCGGCACCGATCGCCTGCTCTATGCCTCCGATTACCCCCACTGGGACTTCGACAGCCCCTCGATCATCAACGAACTCCCGATGCTCGACGACGACGAACGTCGAGCGATTCTGGGCGGCAACGCCCTGGAGGTGTTCGAGATATGAGCGACGCGGAGAATCTGGTCGAGGTCGGGCCCGCCTCGGAGTTCGAGGACGGCGACGCCGAGATCGTCCAGGTCGGCCGCGCGGAAGTCGGTGTAATCCGGGCAGAGGGCGAGTTCTACGCGATCCGCAATCAGTGCCCCCACGACGGCGGCCCCGTCTGCAAGGGCAACGTTCAGAAGGAGTTAGTTGGGGAATTCAAAGGCACGGGCAAGCGCGTCGACCAACAGTACAGCGACACGGACATCATCTCCTGCCCCTGGCACGGCTGGTCCTTCGAGTTAGAGACGGGCATCCACATCGGCGACGACCGCATCCGCGTCCCCACCTACGACGTCGTCGTCGACGACGGCATCGTCTACGTCGACAGCGGTGACTAGGCGCGATTAGACGGGCGAAAAAATCGAGAACGAAGCGAACCGATCGACCCGTCGCCGATCAGTTCTCGGGGATGTACTCGTTGGTCGCGTACTGCGTCACGTCGAAGCCCTCCTCGACGAAGCCGAGGTTCACGAGCTCGTCCATCGTGTACTGGAGGCTGTCGAAGTCGATCGTGAGGTCCTGCCGGTAGTAGTCGTTGTTGGTCAGGAAGAAGCCGTCCACGAGCGGCTCGGGAAGCTCGAAGTACTCCGCGGCCAGCGAGACGACCTCGTCGCGGTTGTCGTAGGCGTAGTTGACCATCTCGCGGAAGTCCTCGCCCCAGGAGCTGATGGCGTCGCCCTTCTGGTCGAGGGAGTCGTTCGAGGCGACCGTGTACGCGAACGGGTAGGGCTGCTCCCAGGTCCCCTGGCTGTCGTAGACCTTGGTGAAGCCCTCACCGCGCGCCGAGACGGCGAAGATGGCCGGGAAGACGCCGCAGTCGATCCGGCCGTCGTTGATCGCGGAGACGAACGTCGGGAACGGCAGCTCGACGATCTCGGCGTCGTTCTCGGGGTCGAGGCCGACCTGCTGCATCTTCTTGACGACCAGCGCGTGGACGCCCGTGCCGGTGGCGTTGATGCCGATGTTAGCGCCCTCCATATCCTCGGGCTCCTGGATGTCGGAGTCCGGGCCGGAGAAGATCGTGATCCCGTACCAGTCGGGGTGGGCGTCCCAGAAGTCGGTCGCGATCATCGAGATGTTACCCGGCACGGCCTCCTGGCGGACGGCGGAGGCGTAACTCACCGTCGACAGCAGCGCCATATCGACGTTTCCGGCCGCCATCGAGTTCAGCGAGTCCGGCGTGCTCTGGTCGCGCTGGACGGTCAGTTCGTACTCCGAGCCCAGGTTCGAGAGCTGGTCTTGGATCTCCGGGATCGCAAACAGCGACGCGATGTTTTCGACCGGGACGGTGAACGCCAGCGTGAGCGACGGCGTGCCGCCGCCGGTGACGCCGGAACAACCCGCGAGACCGGATACGCCAACGGTGCCGAGCGCTGCGCCCGCTTTGAGGAACGATCGACGGTTGCTAAGTGTCATCATAAAGTATGGGCTATCAGAAGTACATAATTGTTTTGTTTATACTGGAACAGAAGCGTGAGGAAAATCCCTTATCACGGGAGAAATTGTCCCGGACGGGCAGGCTACTGGCCCTCGATCGTGATCCGGGGATCGATGAGCGTGTAGAAGATGTCGACGAGGAAGTTCCCGAGGACGATCCAGATCGCCACCAGGAGGAAGATGAACTGAATGACCGGGGTGTCGCGGGCGATCACGGAGTTGAAGAGTAGCTGGCCGACCCCGGGCCAGTTGAAGACGATCTCGATGAGAACCAGCCCGCTGATCGCGCGCGCCGAAACGGAGGGGAAGACGGTGATGACCGGCAGCGACGCGTGCTTCATAATGTGTCTGAAGCGGCGCCACTTTCCGAGGCCGAGCAGCCGCTGGTAGGTGGCGAACTCCTGGTTCCGCACCTCGACGACGCTGCCGCGCATCACCATCGCCGGGTAGTACATGTACTTGATCACGACCGTCAGGAACGGCAGCGCGTAGTGGTACCAGAAGCTCTGGGTCAGGAAGATCCCCCAGCCGGAGACCTGCGTCTGGACGTCGATCGAGACCATACTCCCCGAGGGGAACCACCCGAGCGCCGAGGAGAACACGTACACGAGCAGGATCGCGACGAAGAAGTCCGGCGTGGTCCCGAAGATGTTGGGCGGGATGATCCCGTAGCGTTCGAGCCGCGAGTCGGGGTTGTTGCCCATCAGCGCGCCGTACAGCGACCCGACGATGAACGCGACGATGACCCCCGGCAGCGCCAGGATCATCGAGTTGCGGACGGCGGTGCCGACGACGTCGACGACGGGCGTGCCGAACTGCCGGGACGTCCCGGCGTTGCCCGTCAGCATATTCGACATCCAGTTGAAGTACTGCACGTAGAGCGGCTCGTCGAGCCCCCAGGCCGCCCGGATCTTCTCGACCTGCTCCGGGGAGGCGCCCTGCTGTAACAGCAGGGTCGCGTAGTCGCCGGGCATCAGACGGAACGCGACGAACAGGAACGTCGCGATCGCGAAGATCAGGACGATCGAGACGGCGATCCGCCGCAGGTAGTAGTAGAGTTGGCTCACCGCGAGTCACCTCCGTCGCTGAGGACCGTCGGCGTATCGGCGCCCTGGGACGCCTCCTCGCCCTCGTCGGTGTGGAGGTGACAGGCGGCGTGGTGGCCGTCGCCCGTCACGTCCTCGAAGGCGGGCTTGCGGTCGCAGACATCCATCCGCTCGGGACAGCGGTCCTTGAACCGACAGCCCGTCGGGAGGTCCGTGGCGTCGCCGGGCGTCCCCGGGAGCTCCGCCCACTCGCGCTCGTGGTGGGGATCGGGGACGGGAATCGCCTGCAACATCGACTGCGTATAGGGGTGTTTCGGGTCGTTGAGGAGTTCGTGCGTCGAGGCGCTCTCGACGATCCGCCCGAGGTACATCACGTTCACCCGGTCGCACACGTACGAGACCGTCGAGAGGTCGTGGGAGATGTACAGCATCGAGACGCCGAACTCGTTCGTCAGATCGTTGAGTAGATCAAGAATTGACGCTTGCGTCGATACGTCCAACATCGACACCGGCTCGTCGGCAAGGATCACGTCCGGTTCGAGAATCAGCGCCCGAGCGATCGAGATACGCTGCTTTTCGCCGCCGGAGAGCTGTGACTCCGTCCGGTCGATGTAGTCCTCAGCGGGCGTAAGTCTCACTCGTTCGAGTATGTCAAGTATCCGTTCTTCGCTCCGCTCCATATCGTGGATTCGGAGCGGCTCCATCAGCGTCTGTCGGACGGTGAAGTGGGGATTGAGGGTGTTGAACGGGTCCTGGAAGATGATCTGGACGCGCCGGCGGAACTCCTTCCAGTCGGCCTTGCTGAACTCCGAGACCGGGTCGCCGTCGAGGTAGATCTCGCCGTCGGTGGGCTCGTGTTTGCCCATCACCGTCTTCAGGAGCGTCGACTTCCCGCAGCCGCTCTCGCCGATGACGCCCTGGATCTGGTTCTCCTCCAGTTTGAGATCGACGCCGTCGACGGCTCTGACGGCGTCTTGCTCCTCGCCACCGAACTTCGCGCGCAGCGTTTCCAGGATGTTGGCGCTGGTGTCGAAGTGCTTGTGGAGGTTCTCGAGTTCGACGACCGGGTCGTCGCCGTCGCCTCCCGACTGGGACGCCGCGTCGCGGCGGCCGGCCGGACCGACCCGCTCGGACGTCGTCCCCGATCGATCCGGCCCCGACGCCTCGGCGGACTCGGCCGGCTCCGTCCGGTCGTCCAGGTACTCCGACGCCAGCGACTCCATCTCGTCGCGCCGGATGCAGGAGACCTCGTGGGAGGCGTCTTTCGGCATCTGCTCGGCCGGCGGCGCCCCGTCGTAACACTCCGGTTCGGCCCACGGACACCGATCCGCGAAGGTGCAGAAGTCCACCTCCTCGCCGAGCGACGGAGGCGCGCCCTCGATGCCTTCCAGCTCCCGGTTCGGGAATCGGATGTCGGGGAACGCCCGCTGGAGCAGGATCGTGTAGGGGTGTCTGGACTCGTCGAAGATGGCGGTCGTCTCGCCCTGCTCGGCGATCTGGCCGCCGTGCATCACCGCCATCGAGTCGCACATCTCGAAGACGACGGCGATGTCGTGGGTGATGAAGAGAACGCTGAAGTCCCGGATCTCCCGCAGGTCGTCGAGGTACTTCAGGAACTGATCCTGCATGATGACGTCCAGCGCGGTCGTGGGCTCGTCGGCGATGATGAGCGAGGGGTCGAGCAGGAGCGAGAAGGCGATGATCGCGCGCTGTTTCATCCCGCCGGAGAACTGATGCGGGTAGTCGTGGACGCGCGACTCCGGCAGCCCCACGACGTCGAACAGCTCCTTGAGCTTGTCGACGGCCGTCTGGGCCGACCAGTCGGTGTGCGCCTGCGCCACCTCGATGGCCTGCTCGCTGACCTTCGAGAGGGGGTTGAGGCTGTTCATCGCGGACTGGGGGATCACGGCGATCTCCTCCCAGCGGATCTCCTCGTCGTACTGATCGTCGGGAAGGTCCTGGATCTCCCGACCCTTGTACTTCACAGAGCCCGCGGAGATCCGCCCGTTGCGATCGAGGGAGTTGATCACCGCGTGCGCGAGGGTGCTCTTGCCGCACCCGCTCTCGCCCACGAGGCCGAAGTACTCGTTCGAATCGATCGAGAACGACGCGTCGGAGACCGCCTTGAGGTCGCCGCTTTTCGTCTCGTAGGTGACGTCGAGGCCGTCGACTTCCAGTAGTGGGTCCGTCATCTTACTCACCG
This is a stretch of genomic DNA from Halobellus sp. MBLA0158. It encodes these proteins:
- a CDS encoding ABC transporter ATP-binding protein, giving the protein MTDPLLEVDGLDVTYETKSGDLKAVSDASFSIDSNEYFGLVGESGCGKSTLAHAVINSLDRNGRISAGSVKYKGREIQDLPDDQYDEEIRWEEIAVIPQSAMNSLNPLSKVSEQAIEVAQAHTDWSAQTAVDKLKELFDVVGLPESRVHDYPHQFSGGMKQRAIIAFSLLLDPSLIIADEPTTALDVIMQDQFLKYLDDLREIRDFSVLFITHDIAVVFEMCDSMAVMHGGQIAEQGETTAIFDESRHPYTILLQRAFPDIRFPNRELEGIEGAPPSLGEEVDFCTFADRCPWAEPECYDGAPPAEQMPKDASHEVSCIRRDEMESLASEYLDDRTEPAESAEASGPDRSGTTSERVGPAGRRDAASQSGGDGDDPVVELENLHKHFDTSANILETLRAKFGGEEQDAVRAVDGVDLKLEENQIQGVIGESGCGKSTLLKTVMGKHEPTDGEIYLDGDPVSEFSKADWKEFRRRVQIIFQDPFNTLNPHFTVRQTLMEPLRIHDMERSEERILDILERVRLTPAEDYIDRTESQLSGGEKQRISIARALILEPDVILADEPVSMLDVSTQASILDLLNDLTNEFGVSMLYISHDLSTVSYVCDRVNVMYLGRIVESASTHELLNDPKHPYTQSMLQAIPVPDPHHEREWAELPGTPGDATDLPTGCRFKDRCPERMDVCDRKPAFEDVTGDGHHAACHLHTDEGEEASQGADTPTVLSDGGDSR
- a CDS encoding thiamine pyrophosphate-dependent enzyme; the protein is MVTNTSQEAIDLDAPWISQEDLPVEKYQIVDEDGGYDPDDVPDLEETEFLDLYRWMLVEKRYAERMIKLQRRGQMGTVGSSRGHEASIVGSGYALQDGDWLLGMGRETSAMLQRGVSLRDIILFWRGVEDAQRFLTEQNCMIGISVGGYLPMTTGVGWGMNLTDTDAVVTAHFGDGATSTGAFHEAVNFAGVLDAPAIFYCQNNQWAISTPFEKQTNANSIAQRGLGYGVHGIRVDGNDVLAVYDAMREARELARAGHPVLFEALTYRTEGHSTSDDPTEYRGREEVEEWLERDPIERYESFLKSEGLWDAVDKEALVAEVDEEFSAAVEAADAYGPRDVDELFEYVYEDLPPILRGQLDEMEGDLEDLDDLEAYIERRPKG
- a CDS encoding Rieske (2Fe-2S) protein, with protein sequence MSDAENLVEVGPASEFEDGDAEIVQVGRAEVGVIRAEGEFYAIRNQCPHDGGPVCKGNVQKELVGEFKGTGKRVDQQYSDTDIISCPWHGWSFELETGIHIGDDRIRVPTYDVVVDDGIVYVDSGD
- a CDS encoding ABC transporter permease; this encodes MSQLYYYLRRIAVSIVLIFAIATFLFVAFRLMPGDYATLLLQQGASPEQVEKIRAAWGLDEPLYVQYFNWMSNMLTGNAGTSRQFGTPVVDVVGTAVRNSMILALPGVIVAFIVGSLYGALMGNNPDSRLERYGIIPPNIFGTTPDFFVAILLVYVFSSALGWFPSGSMVSIDVQTQVSGWGIFLTQSFWYHYALPFLTVVIKYMYYPAMVMRGSVVEVRNQEFATYQRLLGLGKWRRFRHIMKHASLPVITVFPSVSARAISGLVLIEIVFNWPGVGQLLFNSVIARDTPVIQFIFLLVAIWIVLGNFLVDIFYTLIDPRITIEGQ
- a CDS encoding ABC transporter substrate-binding protein: MTLSNRRSFLKAGAALGTVGVSGLAGCSGVTGGGTPSLTLAFTVPVENIASLFAIPEIQDQLSNLGSEYELTVQRDQSTPDSLNSMAAGNVDMALLSTVSYASAVRQEAVPGNISMIATDFWDAHPDWYGITIFSGPDSDIQEPEDMEGANIGINATGTGVHALVVKKMQQVGLDPENDAEIVELPFPTFVSAINDGRIDCGVFPAIFAVSARGEGFTKVYDSQGTWEQPYPFAYTVASNDSLDQKGDAISSWGEDFREMVNYAYDNRDEVVSLAAEYFELPEPLVDGFFLTNNDYYRQDLTIDFDSLQYTMDELVNLGFVEEGFDVTQYATNEYIPEN
- a CDS encoding amidohydrolase family protein; the protein is MIDAEAETVVDCDWHYQDSFKEVAEYMPEPWHTKYKNSFWEDSGVTQALSSFFPTSTGDRQNYGKVLREHSNYPEEPEDPERVTEGMDFLDIDVSLQISHLILAMGGVTADDERVQAFTKGYIEYMLEEVLDPDEGVYGLAPMPYGDVEASLDILERVEDEEAYVGACFVTAGASPPLGNRKYDPIYERCEEMDFPVVYHTGGSGLDEYVRAGYQEMIETHTLGFLESNMSQIVSVACQGVPEKYPDLDIVFMESGVTYIPGLVSRLDEEYLKRPEEAPLLDTRPSEYITDFYFGTQPLEVSARNDLLELCFDMIGTDRLLYASDYPHWDFDSPSIINELPMLDDDERRAILGGNALEVFEI